tcgtccctgcagggggtcatcccgtcccgtccctcctgttgaaggagggaacgggtcacccgaaacagggcggccgggcggttatctgccgatgcaatgagggtggaaacgtaggaacgcttcgcctccctcattgccactaggtaggtcctagtaaaggacctcactagtgtccgatcagcctcggaatggctggacctccaaacactctctaggcgtcttctccggtgtttcatctctctcagctccccggagaaccagggagccaattgagatctacgccgggtcagaggccgcaaaggcacgacacggtccaaagcaccagccgcggcccattcccaagccgcaaccagttcttcagtcgtgccgtgggtaagatcctcaggaaacggcccaagctccgtcaggaacctctccgggtccatcaggcgcctgggacggaaccaacgcatcggctccgtctccctgcggtggtgagcagcggttcgaaagtctaggcaaaggagaaaatgatctgaccatgacaacggttctttcactatatctcctaaatccagatcatttacccactgaccagagataaaaatcaagtctagcgcgcctcccccgatgtgtgtagggccatcagttacttgaatcaggtccaaggccgtcatggaggcctggaactcctgaaccactgttgatgacaggccggccgatggcaagttgaaatctcccaagaccaaaagtctgggaatctcaaccgccacgccagcaagcacctccagtagctcaggtagggctgtagtcacgcagcaaggagccaggtacgtgatcaacaaccccatctgatttcgatggccccacttcacaaggagggattcacagccagctatctgaggaacagtggactccctcggctccagactttctctaatcacaaccgccacccccccacccctaccctgggccctcggctgatggaatgcacggaaacccggagggcacagttcaaccaggggtacacccccttctgtgcccaaccaggtctccgtaatgcccataaagtccgcggattccctctgaatcagatcacaaatcaggggagccttattaacgacggaccgggcattgcagagcatcagccgtagacccaagctctgaggatcttgaccatccggggaacgagtgaggactggggggccggagcacgtgatcgcctttagacatcggccacgtgctcccaaagaatgatacggccccctgcctccaccatatctgcccctcccacttaccgtacagatggaatggtactctttgctctgttcagacccctccccccctgtcttcggaccagctaaaatagtgtcgtgagcacacgctgggactggacataccctccccaacgggtttcccccaacacccgcccttgccctccccccctttaaaagttccctgtttaaaaatccccaaaggctcttcctcgacgcatgccacctctgtgggtcccaagacccgtcattgagataggccctcgataacgtagagggccatttctgcaaggcggaggaccctcgcagatgatggagttcAGCCGAAGAGTAAATCATATCTCGAATCAGGCATAAATGGCGCAATGTGTCTCTCATCCATAGAAGATGGTAAAGCAGTCATATTTGGGTTGATGACATAAGACCCACAGATGGTAAAAAACGATGGACAATTCTCACACGGAATCCTCTTTCCAGATGTTAAAATAGTCGGTGCCAGCATCCTCCCCCTATAAACACCATACACCCCCAAAAAGGGTAtgtaggagaggagggggaggaacccAAGATAGGGCTGATCATAACTTGGACTAGCCAAAAAGCTAACCCAAAGCACACGCGTGATCTTAAAGTGTTCCTAATAGGTAGCCCCAGCTACCCCCATCCACTCTCCAGAAATCCGAGGTGGGGGGAGACTTGCTCCAGAGTCTAAACTCCCCAAGTCAGAGTCCTGAGTTCGggcggggggaaggaaggaatatccacGGAGAAATAACTAGTCCATCGCCGAATCACAGCAGGAATGACCCGGCCCAAGGCAGTCCATCCAGTCCAGAAAGTGTCCAAGGGAAGGGGaacgaggaggaaggagtctactGCTATTTCCACCGCCGGAAAGGCTCCGACGCCATCCAAATCCACAACGGACGTCCTCGCCATCACCGTCGCGgccatggccatgcccccccccccacaacgatCCCCGCTCCATACCGGACCTCGCTGGGGCTCCTCGATTGTATCTCCACCGTTCCCAGCGAAAAGTAGAGACTGGGCAGAAAACCCCTCTCGCTACCAACGCTGCCGTCACCCCCCCCCCGCAGCAAAAAGTTCGAAAGCAAGCTGCCGGGGGAGTAGGCCGGAATAGGCCGATATAGGCCGGAACGCCAGCCTGGAGAATGGGCCGAGGTAGGCCGAGGTAGGCCAAAACGCTGCCCCGCCCCACACAAAGATGGCCGCCACCATTTCGCTGCCGTTCGGCTCCTGGCTCGGTGCTCGGCAGCCACGAAGCTCTCAGGGGCGATAAATCACTCTCGTGGCTGCCGGGACGATCTCCCACCCGGCCAGGGGACCGAGGCAGCCCAGGTCGTCCGCCAGCTGCATCTGCGAACAGAGAGAGTGCAGCCTTGCCACTTCGAGAGCCGGTTAGTcgtccatcttggacatgcgcagaaccttttctgagaagaaagggaggagaagaaaggtaggactataatttgtgttagggaaaatttagcgtatgatagttttctttttgaactataccttgtgtttgctctgcgaggtcgggggggagggaggagagtggttttggagggagcggggaggggagggacggggaggggggaaaggggggtaaaaattttttgtaaaaaccttttcaataaaaaaaaaaccacactctCTTTGATTTATATGGTTTTACTTCTCAGGGTATCATAAATATCATCGCAACAGAACaggagagaataacagaattggaagggaccttgcaggtcttctaatccaacccatgCTTCAGCAGGacgccctatacccgtgatggcgaacctatggcacacgtgccacacgtggcacgtgtagccatatcagtgggcatgcgagctcagctctggcgcgcaTGTACGTGCCGGTCAGCtgcttttcgggccttctgggcccaccagaagtagggaaacaggctgtttcctgcctccaaagggcctcgggaggtggtgggaaaggcccatttttctctctcacctggctccagagcctctctaggaatctggggagggtgaaaatggccttcccgacCCCCCCCCGAGGTCCTCTGGAGGTCAAAAATGACCCGTTTGCTAACTTTCGGTCCTACCCACTCATGCACGTGacccctcccaccccactcctggcacgcgatggcaagaaggttagccatcactgtcctataccatttcagacaaatggttttctcaTCTCTTCTAAAAAGCCTCAATTGATGGAGCAccacttttttttccaataaattttttattttattttaatacaaacaatccatcttccattaaacagtgtgtaaACAGGGTACAAATATCTTGTGTGATAACAAAATTTACAGCCATATTCATTAATATATTTCACTAATCTACTTTTGTTTCtagctttcatatttattctctaatcaTCGGTAAAATAGTTCCCATACAATATTATTTagtttgttccttctctttaattgcaagtgttaacctattcatttctgcacattcaaatattttcctatcacattctcatctgtaggaatttcttcacttttccaattttgtacaaatataattctagctgcagttattattacattttctttactataagcTTCTGGTAAAATCCTCAACAAAAATATTTCGGGTTTCAAATTAATATGTTGTTGTAACATCTTCTCCAATCACATATTTCTGCCCAGTATTTTTTGCCTTCTGTGCATATCCACCACATATAATGAGACCCAGGTGTCTggggacatttccaacatttagctgatttatcttcaaacatctttgccaatcttgTTGGTGGAAAATGCCCTCTACAAAAATTCTtatataagttttctttatatgcggTTGACGTTGATTTGTAGTTTCtatcccatagttgttgccatttttctaattctattgtataaccaatttttttttgcccatgctatcattcttcacttgttcttcttctaatctgATACCCAATAAATAGCTATAGTTCCTTTATCAccctctcttctgttctgttaatATCTTACCCAATTCTGTCAAATCCATATAAGAACCATATAATTTAGTCACTTTTTCGtatctagattgtatttgcaaacCTCACCAATCCCTTGCTTTCAattcttgtttatttttgaaCTTACCCGTTTCATTCAGAGTGTCTTTATATCTAATGATATTTCCCATACTAGTGATATTAGATGGATATctgtgcttcgctatgaaactatgtgccttacagcttgaaaattaatgagtagttacagtcagcctctcctctccccttctctccctcaagcttgccacacagaaacatctcctatcctatcaCCTTATCAGAGTTTTGCTGTgactagtattatgagataaacccaggagcaaaacacagcacacagaaCACACAGCCTTTAGATaattaacagtggtttatatacaactaaatatatacatacatatacatagtaGATACCTTATCATACAGCTACGAACACAAGGAGAGCAATAAGATAcacaagagagagagatgccctctAATGGTCACCTATATAGACACCTCTTAAAATGGTAACAGTCTTGTGTGGACCCCATCAGAGTTTTAAACCAGCGATTCCAAATGATGAATCATTCCCATTGCATCAGctttcagttattattattattattattattattattattattattattattattattaatttgatttttataccgcccttctcccgaaggactcagggcggtgtataggcaagataaaacatacaatgtacaaattaaaatacaatttaaaagacttattttaaaattagcctgaaaaaattaaaatatgccatgaactaaaaaccccatttaaaattaataaaatttacaaaatttaaaaattaaaattcagttcaagccagccccgcgcgaataaaaaggtgtgtcttcagttgctTCCGCTTACAACCTTCcatcagcttacagctattaaatctacatTCCCTGAaacctcttctctccctcaggctttctagccttctctccctcagccttacccGAaggaagcctgtcctatgctatctccttctctccaaagttattttcaagttggaagggggagtagaacttCTAACTCATTAGCATCAGTGTgttataatatagaaaatactaatgaTATGAtgatcatttcgaaaaatcctttcttaatgagcacctagaagccaagaggaacatacgtggcaaatttcaagtttgtaggcttttacgttctggagatttcatgattatggcGTGAGtgctttttgcttttatatatatatagattttgaTGAACaagtgcttccattgttgaaagccaaagTGGTATCTTCAAATAATGCTGTTCTCTAATTTTCTCCCAAACGaacaaaaaaacatttcttaTATAGTGTCTTTGAAAGTAACCATGTATCCTACTTTCCCCATACCATACCTTTGAAGGTCACCTGCAAGGCACAACGGCATTTACATCTGAAATTTTACACTGGGATTGTCACTACCCCAAACTCCCCAATATATTTGCTATTCATATGGTTTCTTCCACTTGTGTGCCTCATTCCTGACACAATCTGAACAGACGTGCTTAGTGCACTGAATTCCTGGAACTGTTCGGAAAAAATGAAAGTTGAAACTCCTCTACTTCTCTTCTTTCGCTTTCTCCTTATACGAGGAACCACAATCTCCAACTATAGTCTGAGTGCTCCAATCCAcaagagatgctggctggggaattctgaggctGAAAATCTTGGGGCAGGCAAGGAAGAA
This genomic window from Ahaetulla prasina isolate Xishuangbanna chromosome 2, ASM2864084v1, whole genome shotgun sequence contains:
- the LOC131193481 gene encoding uncharacterized protein LOC131193481 isoform X1, giving the protein MRDTLRHLCLIRDMIYSSAELHHLRGSSALQKWPSTLSRAYLNDGSWDPQRWHASRKSLWGFLNRELLKGGRARAGVGGNPLGRVCPVPACAHDTILAGPKTGGEGSEQSKEYHSICTVSGRGRYGGGRGPYHSLGARGRCLKAITCSGPPVLTRSPDGQDPQSLGLRLMLCNARSVVNKAPLICDLIQRESADFMGITETWLGTEGGVPLVELCPPGFRAFHQPRAQGRGGGVAVVIRESLEPRESTVPQIAGCESLLVKWGHRNQMGLLITYLAPCCVTTALPELLEVLAGVAVEIPRLLVLGDFNLPSAGLSSTVVQEFQASMTALDLIQVTDGPTHIGGGALDLIFISGQWVNDLDLGDIVKEPLSWSDHFLLCLDFRTAAHHRRETEPMRWFRPRRLMDPERFLTELGPFPEDLTHGTTEELVAAWEWAAAGALDRVVPLRPLTRRRSQLAPWFSGELREMKHRRRRLESVWRSSHSEADRTLVRSFTRTYLVAMREAKRSYVSTLIASADNRPAALFRVTRSLLQQEGRDGMTPCRDEPRSLTVIYTIKSAS